The following proteins are encoded in a genomic region of Drosophila willistoni isolate 14030-0811.24 chromosome 3R, UCI_dwil_1.1, whole genome shotgun sequence:
- the LOC6647050 gene encoding dedicator of cytokinesis protein 1 isoform X1 produces the protein MSVWSDCNAKQQFGIAKCNFDQEVTKPHRLNLDVGDAVVILKETTHWYYGYKQKDKEHRGIFPKSYIHLVEYNIVNGEFCIQRTDIVEEITKVLLEWGSIAKGYFLRTNPNFQRIRRKMNELNNNRAALISGNLPLDEMRKVKLMATAQIDTGNNLLGLDMVVRDDSGDILDTNAICTTELFEHHVHAVSRIEKANRLSSEQRTPRVHNKYSHNILLHVNAFVCKFQEDSDLLFTLFDGETHKPISENYVVKWSRTGIARDIDQFDNNRVLFTDLSRNDLSISKMYLVCYAIRIGSMEMKDSSESKRTSISIANSMLTAASRKHSQLSVSSNGSSGSTCEYIMRRPFGVACKDLTPILSKACDGPSNQDLPFIMCEKDTLDGTLRKLISNKDIGKIDSKMAVTIEVLRGDIKQIKEDFPRLVHTNVPVARKMGFPEVILPGDVRNDLYLTICSGEFSRIAKTSEKNVEVSICVANEQGYLIPGVMSIGTGHSPIDEYKSVVYYHDDKPKWQETFKIHVPIEEFKQCHLRFVLKHRSSNEQKDRSEKPFGLAYVRLMQANGTTIPQGQHVLAVYKIDHKKYDKTVANSYMELPATTAELQGTKPSISGLSLLPKDQLTIGVNLCSTKLTQSVSLLGLLNWSAHKETLEQSLNALSTVPGEEVVKFLQDILDALFNILVENDQPEKYDQLVFMSIIHLIETVSDLKYQHFLTVLDVYINESFSFTLAYTKLMDVLQKNISDAIKPREKSADGFETEESMEVRRLYKTTRYLHYVMKFVIRSRILYAEMNCNTDYVDFASRLQELLRMFIDMIGCPSNLLKSEGALLKNLHIIATDLMQVFDQVRLSVSIVEILEKFPPRRLIQSKMGCIKDFVETKLFTLPKCRAILLPVFCKHIKDHLESKEEGDSKTDIWQQEKNLSKAAKVLGQLKSQLHTRETTANKKIAECINIMNNILKLLYRSDVGPTHNDIRDIMIILLRTVMKAAHSLDRDTALVGKFFAIMLGILQRMDAQHYDYFVKDLHQRGELKEFVIDILLVFTELVSPSPHQKAVFPRDWMDMIMHQNTVILGALQHLSIVIMDYFLTPFEKQIWSNFFQCSIAFLVQSPLQLNDFNDNKRQIVFARYRDIRKDTAMEIRKMWFQLGQHKPKFVPQLVEPILEMSMMPETELRRETIPIFFDMMQCEYYSSRLELESYGDTKNNNSHHKGNFTEFKTAMIEKLDILIGAKGKGDAEYKQLFEEIMMERCSAHATLNLDGSSFVQMVTKLMDKLLEYRFIIQDESKENRMACTFSLLQFYSEVDLKEMYIRYVYKLCDLHMEFENYTEAAFTLKLHTQLLRWTDTELSPQLRSYRHMNCRTHRELKETLFFEIMEYFDKGKQWECAIDMCKILAQQYEEEIFDYIKLAELLKRMAQFFEKILKELRHTSEYFRVCFYGRGFPRLLQNKVYIFRGKEYERLSDFCTRMLVQHPQAEVMQTLEAPGKDITQSDGQYIQVNKVEPIMDAAFAKFNEKIISNEIVKYFTSNNVQKFQFSRPFRDVTNGGHMDDVRSLWLERTELVTSFPLPGILRWFPVIDSHTFKISPLERAVEIMKDTNKGIRQLVILHKGDESLHINPLSMKLNGIVDPAVMGGFAKYEEAFLTDEYLEQHPDDKDLIEELKDLIASQIPLLEIAIMLHRQKAPDSLKALQEHLENCFTDMQQHVESRYGRKSCDLKMDRDSVVMRRTNSFLPALFDGSCNRLSETSMGSSDSGLSKSTFLPRPQTNSIKSTLASLSFNARPSLMHSPSTKSSKNKEKTPAKRRSMKKDRETLSLPVANSQWYTPPLSTITSTPEKEINTSVTSLASVSNSSLAGPKTPDPRVLTEELTSKRPLRSEKDKERRLSRPASIATPTATIKNFVDTRSLSESSNRNSVETTDSTSEEDIRPPPLPAKTRDSTDFTSLTHSLDWNPNGYAMLNALSNTSSSSITTTTTMTKTSITNTTYEYLEATNFSLINAQDSNKPRPPTPPPKPSRNSKHIP, from the exons atgtctGTGTGGAGCGATTGCAATGCTAAGCAACAATTTGGCATTG CCAAATGCAATTTCGACCAGGAGGTGACAAAGCCACATCGTCTAAATTTGGATGTGGGCGATGCAGTCGTAATTCTCAAGGAGACAACACATTGGTATTACGGCTATAAACAGAA AGACAAGGAGCATCGTGGCATTTTTCCCAAGAGTTATATCCATTTGGTTGAATATAATATTGTCAATGGAGAATTCTGTATCCAACGGACAGATATTGTCGAGGAGATCACCAAAGTGTTGCTGGAGTGGGGCAGTATAGCGAAAGGATACTTTTTG CGTACCAATCCTAACTTTCAGAGAATACGACGAAAGATGAACGAGCTTAACAACAATCGTGCCGCCTTGATCTCTGGCAATCTTCCGTTGGATGAGATGCGTAAGGTTAAGCTCATGGCCACAGCACAGATTGATACTGGGAACAATCTGCTGGGCCTGGATATGGTGGTGCGCGATGACAGTGGCGATATATTGGACACAAATGCCATTTGCACCACAGAGCTCTTTGAGCATCATGTCCATGCTGTCAGCAGGATCGAAAAGGCTAAT CGTCTTTCGAGCGAACAAAGAACTCCACGTGTCCATAACAAATACTCACACAACATTCTGCTGCATGTGAATGCATTTGTTTGCAAATTTCAAGAGGACTCGGATCTGTTGTTCACGTTGTTTGATGGCGAAACCCATAAACCCATCAGTGAGAACTATGTGGTCAAGTGGTCACGCACAGGCATTGCCCGGGACATTGATCAGTTCGACAATAACCGCGTGCTTTTCACCGATCTCAGCAGAAACGATTTGAGCATCTCGAAAATGTATTTGGTGTGCTATGCCATACGCATAGGTTCGATGGAAATGAAGGACTCCTCGGAATCGAAGCGAACGAGCATAAGCATTGCCAACAGCATGCTGACTGCAGCCAGTCGCAAGCATTCCCAGTTGTCGGTCAGTTCGAATGGGTCATCGGGCAGCACTTGTGAGTATATAATGCGACGACCCTTTGGCGTGGCGTGCAAGGATCTAACGCCCATCTTGAGTAAAGCGTGTGATGGCCCCAGCAATCAGGATTTGCCATTCATCATGTGTGAAAAGGACACTTTGGATGGGACATTGCGCAAGTTGATTTCCAACAAGGACATTGGGAAAATTGACTCCAAAATGGCAGTGACCATTGAAGTTCTACGCGGCGATATCAAACAGATTAAAGAGGATTTCCCTCGACTGGTGCACACCAATGTGCCGGTGGCCCGTAAAATGGGCTTTCCCGAGGTCATCCTGCCGGGTGATGTGCGCAACGATCTCTATTTAACCATTTGCAGTGGCGAATTTTCCCGCATAGCCAAGACATCGGAGAAGAATGTGGAAGTCTCGATTTGTGTGGCCAATGAGCAGGGCTATTTGATTCCAGGCGTCATGAGTATCGGCACCGGCCATTCTCCAATTGATGAGTACAAGTCGGTGGTCTACTATCACGATGATAAACCGAAATGGCAGGAAACCTTTAAGATCCATGTGCCCATTGAGGAATTTAAGCAATGTCATTTACGTTTTGTCTTAAAGCATCGCAGCAGCAACGAGCAGAAGGATCGTTCGGAGAAACCTTTCGGCCTGGCCTATGTGCGTTTAATGCAGGCCAATGGAACAACCATACCCCAGGGTCAGCATGTCCTTGCAGTATATAAAATCGATCATAAGAAATATGATAAAACTGTGGCCAATTCCTATATGGAACTGCCAGCGACAACAGCAGAATTGCAAGGCACGAAGCCATCAATAAGCGGACTCTCCCTGCTGCCCAAAGATCAACTGACCATAGGGGTCAACCTATGCAGTACGAAACTCACGCAGAGCG TGAGCCTTCTGGGCCTATTGAATTGGTCAGCCCATAAGGAAACTCTCGAGCAGTCCCTTAATGCCCTATCCACAGTGCCTGGCGAAGAGGTAGTTAAATTTCTACAAGACATACTCGATGCCCTATTCAACATTCTGGTGGAGAATGATCAGCCCGAGAAATACGATCAATTGGTCTTTATGAGCATTATACATCTGATTGAAACTGTATCCGATTTGAAATATCAACATTTTCTAACTGTCCTGGATGTCTATATTAATGAGAGTTTCTCCTTTACCCTGGCTTATAC AAAACTCATGGATGTCCTGCAGAAGAATATAAGCGATGCCATTAAGCCGCGAGAGAAATCCGCTGATGGTTTCGAGACTGAAGAGAGCATGGAAGTCCGCCGTCTCTATAAGACAACACGATATCTGCATTATGTTATGAAATTTGTCATTAGATCCAGGATACTTTATGCCGAAATGAACTGCAATACAGATTATGTGGACTTTGCTTCGCGTTTGCAGGAGCTTCTACGCATGTTTATCGATATGATTGGCTGCCCAAGCAATTTGCTGAAATCAGAAGGAGCTCTGCTCAAAAATCTTCACATTATTGCCACAGATCTGATGCAAGTGTTTGATCAAGTGCGGCTAAG TGTTTCTATTGTGGAAATTTTGGAGAAATTCCCACCACGTCGACTCATTCAATCAAAAATGGGTTGCATTAAAGATTTTGTGGAAACGAAATTGTTTACTCTGCCCAAATGTCGAGCCATTCTGTTGCCCGTGTTTTGCAAGCACATTAAAGATCATCTCGAGAGCAAGGAGgag GGCGACTCGAAAACCGATATCTGGCAGCAAGAAAAGAATCTTTCAAAAGCCGCCAAAGTACTTGGACAATTAAAATCCCAACTGCACACACGTGAAACGACTGCAAATAAAAAg ATTGCCGAATGCATCAATATTATGAACAATATCCTCAAATTGCTCTATCGTTCGGATGTGGGACCCACTCATAATGATATTCGTGACATTATGATCATCCTGCTGCGAACTGTGATGAAGGCGGCCCATTCACTGGATCGCGATACGGCGCTGGTGGGCAAATTCTTTGCCATTATGTTGGGCATATTACAGCGTATGGATGCCCAGCATTATGATTACTTTGTAAAGGATCTGCATCAGCGCGGCGAGCTAAAGGAATTCGTTATCGATATACTCTTGGTGTTCACGGAGCTGGTGTCACCGTCACCGCATCAGAAGGCTGTCTTTCCGCGTGACTGGATGGATATGATAATGCATCAGAATACCGTCATTTTGGGGGCTCTGCAACACTTGAGCATTGTGATAATGGATTATTTCCTCACACCGTTTGAAAAGCAAATCTGGTCGAATTTCTTTCAGTGTTCGATTGCCTTTTTGGTGCAGTCGCCGCTGCAGTTAAATGATTTCAATGACAATAAGCGGCAGATTGTATTTGCCCGCTATCGAGATATACGCAAGGATACGGCAATGGAGATACGTAAAATGTGGTTCCAGCTGGGGCAACATAAGCCCAAGTTTGTGCCGCAATTGGTTGAACCAATACTGGAAATGAGCATGATGCCGGAAACGGAATTACGGCGCGAGACCATACCCATTTTCTTTGACATGATGCAGTGTGAATATTACAGCTCACGGCTGGAATTGGAGAGCTATGGCGataccaaaaacaacaattctCATCATAAGGGCAACTTCACCGAGTTCAAGACGGCCATGATCGAAAAACTTGACATTCTGATTGGAGCCAAGGGCAAGGGTGATGCCGAATATAAACAGCTCTTCGAGGAGATCATGATGGAGCGTTGTTCGGCACATGCCACCCTCAATTTGGATGGCTCTAGCTTTGTGCAGATGGTCACGAAATTGATGGACAAACTACTGGAATACCGTTTCATCATACAGGACGAGAGCAAAGAGAATCGCATGGCTTGCACCTTCTCCCTGCTGCAATTCTACTCGGAGGTCGATCTCAAAGAGATGTATATACGCTATGTGTACAAATTGTGCGACCTGCACATGGAGTTCGAGAACTACACTGAAGCAGCCTTCACCCTGAAGCTGCATACGCAGCTTCTGCGCTGGACTGACACCGAACTGTCGCCTCAGTTGCGCAGCTACAGGCACATGAACTGCCGCACTCATCGCGAGCTGAAGGAGACTCTGTTCTTCGAGATTATGGAGTATTTCGACAAGGGCAAACAATGGGAATGCGCCATCGATATGTGTAAGATTCTGGCCCAGCAATACGAGGAGGAGATCTTTGACTATATCAAGTTAGCTGAACTATTAAAACGCATGGCTCAGTTCTTTGAGAAAATCCTTAAAGAGCTGCGACACACATCGGAGTATTTCCGTGTGTGTTTCTATGGCCGAGGCTTTCCCCGTCTCCTGCAGAACAAGGTATACATTTTCCGAGGAAAGGAGTACGAAAGACTTAGCGATTTCTGCACCCGCATGTTGGTTCAGCATCCGCAGGCCGAGGTTATGCAAACCCTTGAGGCACCAGGCAAAGATATAACCCAATCGGATGGACAATACATTCAGGTTAACAAAGTGGAGCCCATTATGGATGCGGCATTCGCCAAGTTCAATGAGAAAATCATTTCCAATGAAATTGTCAAGTACTTCACCTCGAATAATGTacagaaatttcaattttcgcGACCCTTCCGCGATGTCACCAATGGCGGCCATATGGACGATGTGCGTAGTCTATGGCTAGAACGTACCGAGTTGGTCACAAGTTTCCCATTACCCGGCATTTTGCGTTGGTTCCCCGTCATCGATTCGCATACCTTCAAGATATCACCCTTGGAACGTGCGGTTGAGATCATGAAGGACACAAACAAGGGTATCCGTCAGTTGGTCATCTTGCATAAGGGTGATGAGAGCTTGCACATAAATCCTTTGAGTATGAAACTAAATGGAATTGTCGATCCTGCCGTCATGGGTGGTTTTGCCAAATACGAGGAGGCCTTCCTCACTGATGAGTATCTCGAGCAGCATCCCGACGATAAAGATTTGATAGAAGAACTGAAAGACTTGATTGCGTCACAGATACCGCTTCTTGAGATTG CCATAATGTTGCATCGCCAAAAGGCGCCTGACAGCTTGAAGGCTCTGCAGGAGCATTTAGAGAATTGTTTCACCGACATGCAACAGCATGTGGAGTCTCGCTATGGTCGCAAGTCATGCGATTTGAAAATGGATCGTGATTCAGTTGTGATGCGACGTACAAACTCCTTCCTACCAGCTCTTTTCGATGGCAGTTGCAATCGTTTGTCCGAGACCAGCATGGGATCTTCAGA TAGCGGCCTATCGAAGTCAACGTTCTTGCCAAGGCCACAAACTAACTCCATTAAATCTACGTTGGCCAGTTTAAGTTTCAATGCCAG GCCAAGTTTGATGCACTCGCCCAGTACCAAGAGCAGCAAGAATAAAGAGAAAACTCCAGCCAAAAGGCGCTCCATGAAGAAA GATCGCGAAACATTAAGCCTACCAGTGGCAAATAGTCAATGGTATACACCGCCATTGTCCACCATTACATCGACGCCGGAGAAAGAAATCAATACGTCGGTCACATCGCTAGCAAGCGTTTCAAATAGTTCATTGGCGGGGCCCAAAACACCTGATCCACGTGTCCTGACCGAGGAG CTCACTTCAAAGCGGCCACTACGTTCCGAAAAGGATAAAGAACGACGTCTATCCCGGCCGGCTAGTATAGCAACGCCCACGGCTACGATTAAAAACTTTGTGGACACACGTTCGCTGTCCGAGAGCAGCAATCGCAATTCAGTTG AAACAACTGACTCCACATCCGAAGAGGACATAAGGCCACCACCTTTGCCAGCCAAGACGCGTGACTCCACTGATTTCACCAGTCTTACACATAGTTTGGACTGGAATCCCAATGGTTATGCCATGTTGAATGCGTTAAGCAataccagcagcagcagcattacGACAACGACTACTATGACAAAGACCAGTATTACGAATACAACGTACGAGTATTTGGAGGCCACGAACTTTAGTTTGATCAATGCCCAAGATTCCAATAAGCCGCGTCCACCAACGCCGCCGCCAAAGCCATCGCGCAACAGCAAACACATTCCATAG